The Arvicola amphibius chromosome 11, mArvAmp1.2, whole genome shotgun sequence genome has a segment encoding these proteins:
- the LOC119825993 gene encoding RNA exonuclease 1 homolog, with protein sequence MTHPMPDFLIYYYQYRSKRRSQCSQRILLLVPFLRPGPSVQLSTLWELQHWRPQQDRRKLLCPETSTSLSSRSFSASVSEKRRRLIHMASPSLANSTTAAKGTFSSSRAAARPPHFIHVVTLQQVAYSDSLFGVKKLTLTKELKDTVPAAMRQHYLGLFTEECLKFSSSYLEAMKKAQSEEKMVYDKCPSKNRYLNDALHTLKKLRGLVPSAVPAFSQATLYRHLQSYLLTEEERKENGFPFAHPERPGSAMLFTQDGLSNPTHRTCCRCYMEYPVSASGGCVSSDPCVFHSGRILSIRVLGGWEIQYSCCKALIGSKGCVVAKQHVQDGRTDNLQGFAKTFPKKDWEAHAGIYALDCEMSYTTHGLELTRVTVVDTYLRVIYDTFVKPDNEIVDYNTVFSGVTEADLANTNVRLRDVQAVLLSLFSTETILIGHSLQSDLLALKFIHNTVVDTSVLFPHHRGLPFKRSLRGLVTQYLNRKIQNHSGGHSSIEDAIACMQLVTWKVQEDAKNCTPQQQVVCPKCRTQPLKVFISRSTQTPTILEEELHPEKEAQTHLTLEDFL encoded by the coding sequence ATCCAATGCCGGACTTCCTGATATATTACTACCAGTACCGCTCAAAGCGTCGTTCCCAGTGCTCCCAGCGCATCCTGCTCCTGGTGCCATTTCTGAGGCCTGGCCCTTCAGTGCAACTCTCAACTCTTTGGGAATTGCAGCACTGGCGACCCCAGCAGGATAGGAGGAAGCTGCTGTGCCCAGAGACGTCGACGTCGCTGTCGTCACGGTCGTTCTCAGCGTCGGTGAGcgagaagaggaggaggcttATCCACATGGCCAGCCCCAGTCTGGCCAACAGCACCACAGCTGCCAAGGGGACTTTTAGCAGCAGCAGAGCCGCAGCTCGGCCGCCACACTTCATCCACGTCGTCACACTACAGCAAGTCGCCTACAGCGATTCTTTATTTGGAGTGAAGAAGCTCACCCTCACCAAGGAGTTGAAGGACACGGTTCCGGCTGCCATGCGTCAGCACTACTTGGGCCTGTTCACGGAGGAAtgcctcaagttctcctcttCGTACCTGGAGGCCATGAAGAAGGCGCAGTCCGAGGAGAAGATGGTCTATGACAAATGTCCCAGCAAGAACAGGTACCTGAATGACGCCCTGCACACCCTGAAGAAACTCAGGGGCCTGGTCCCTAGTGCCGTGCCGGCTTTCAGCCAGGCCACCTTGTACAGGCACCTGCAGAGCTATCTGCTCACGGAGGAGGAGCGCAAGGAGAATGGCTTCCCATTCGCACATCCCGAGAGGCCCGGGTCCGCAATGCTTTTCACACAAGACGGGCTTTCGAATCCGACACACAGGACCTGCTGCCGCTGTTACATGGAGTATCCTGTGTCCGCCTCTGGCGGCTGCGTAAGCTCAGATCCCTGCGTGTTCCACTCGGGGCGCATCCTCTCCATCCGGGTGCTCGGAGGCTGGGAGATTCAATACTCGTGCTGCAAAGCGCTAATTGGCTCCAAAGGCTGCGTGGTGGCCAAGCAACATGTGCAGGACGGCAGGACGGACAACTTGCAGGGCTTTGCCAAGACCTTCCCGAAGAAAGACTGGGAGGCACACGCCGGAATCTACGCCTTGGACTGTGAAATGTCCTACACCACGCACGGTCTGGAGCTCACCCGCGTCACTGTGGTGGACACGTACTTACGCGTGATTTACGACACTTTTGTCAAGCCCGACAATGAGATCGTGGATTACAACACCGTATTTTCCGGAGTGACCGAGGCAGACCTGGCGAACACCAACGTTAGGCTGCGCGATGTCCAGGCCGTGCTCCTGAGCCTTTTCAGCACCGAAACCATCCTCATCGGACACAGCCTGCAGAGTGACCTGCTGGCTTTGAAGTTCATCCACAACACCGTGGTGGACACGTCCGTGCTATTCCCACACCACCGGGGGCTTCCCTTCAAGCGCTCCTTGCGAGGCCTCGTCACCCAGTATCTTAACCGGAAGATCCAGAACCATAGTGGTGGACACAGCTCCATCGAGGATGCCATTGCCTGCATGCAGCTGGTGACCTGGAAGGTGCAAGAAGATGCCAAGAACTGTACTCCTCAGCAACAGGTCGTTTGCCCGAAGTGCAGAACGCAGCCATTGAAAGTTTTCATCAGCCGATCCACACAGACGCCTACAATACTGGAAGAGGAGCTGCACCCAGAGAAGGAGGCTCAGACCCACCTTACACTTGAGGACTTCTTGTGA